A single Crateriforma conspicua DNA region contains:
- a CDS encoding DUF6807 domain-containing protein, which yields MLFLCPECSDPTSIQNDGQRRSGIYADQPFAVTSKMRAALKSTTSTLARTRREPILSGPLTLMLCIASVPLAVQGEDLVLTETEDTIRITLRQKPVLEYVKTARTVPSGLDQYYQRNGYIHPVFAPTGEQVTGDYPLDHAHQHALFFAWTKATFDGTHVDFWNQAKQLAGIEFRGVSEIKRSRKRVSFCVKHAFTVGQGNERVDAIHETWTVSVYLTPSDHFLFDVESRQRCASDKPLRIEEYHYGGMAVRGNATWLKENADRTIKPGDLQFLTSEGKNRWDGNHTRPHWVAMSGKIAGQDVSLTVFCHPDNFRAPQPVRLHPNKPYFCFAPSVVGDFKIEPGEEYVSRYRYLVTSGPVDVDLVDKHWKQFSSSNEDLVPGRESK from the coding sequence ATGTTGTTCTTGTGCCCCGAGTGTTCCGACCCGACCAGCATCCAGAATGATGGTCAGCGTCGCTCGGGAATTTACGCCGATCAACCTTTCGCAGTCACATCGAAAATGCGCGCAGCCTTAAAAAGCACAACGAGTACTCTTGCGAGGACACGCCGTGAGCCAATCCTATCGGGACCGCTGACGCTGATGCTTTGCATTGCGTCGGTTCCGCTGGCTGTTCAGGGCGAAGACCTCGTGTTGACGGAGACGGAAGACACCATTCGCATCACGCTCCGCCAGAAACCTGTGCTTGAATACGTGAAGACGGCGCGGACGGTCCCGTCAGGGCTGGATCAGTACTACCAGCGTAATGGCTACATCCATCCGGTGTTTGCCCCCACGGGCGAGCAAGTGACAGGAGACTACCCGTTGGATCATGCTCACCAGCACGCCCTGTTTTTCGCTTGGACGAAAGCAACGTTTGATGGGACCCACGTGGATTTTTGGAACCAGGCGAAGCAATTGGCGGGCATCGAGTTCCGCGGCGTGTCCGAGATCAAACGATCTCGCAAGCGCGTTTCATTTTGCGTCAAGCACGCCTTCACTGTTGGCCAGGGGAATGAGCGAGTGGATGCGATTCACGAGACTTGGACTGTTTCCGTCTATCTGACCCCGAGTGATCATTTTTTGTTCGACGTTGAAAGTCGTCAGCGATGCGCCTCGGACAAGCCCCTGAGGATCGAAGAGTATCACTATGGTGGCATGGCGGTTCGCGGAAATGCGACTTGGCTGAAAGAGAACGCGGATCGAACGATTAAGCCCGGTGACCTACAATTTTTGACCAGTGAAGGAAAGAACCGTTGGGACGGCAATCATACTCGCCCCCATTGGGTTGCGATGTCTGGCAAAATTGCAGGGCAGGACGTGTCGTTGACAGTGTTCTGTCATCCCGACAACTTCCGCGCACCTCAACCCGTTCGGCTGCATCCAAATAAGCCGTACTTTTGTTTCGCTCCTTCTGTGGTCGGCGATTTCAAAATCGAGCCCGGTGAAGAATATGTATCGCGGTATCGCTATCTTGTGACCTCTGGGCCTGTCGATGTCGACCTTGTGGATAAACACTGGAAACAATTTTCCTCGTCAAACGAGGATTTGGTCCCGGGCCGTGAATCCAAATGA